Proteins from a genomic interval of Haliaeetus albicilla chromosome 13, bHalAlb1.1, whole genome shotgun sequence:
- the NKX3-1 gene encoding homeobox protein Nkx-3.1: protein MSAGVLPARRQRAPSSTPAGMSWTPTVAQQTMPISSRPRTSFLIQDILWDGAERGAWPERGENGEFGSPEDGEPGAAVAKGDEGSSALGAAPGHPPGGPHPPGASPAQTRGTPHEADADTTAETYLSDCDPPLRPLPIAQHPPKQAKRSRAAFSHTQVIELERKFSHQKYLSAPERAHLAKNLQLTETQVKIWFQNRRYKTKRKQVASEISRLDTRLAGQKAAEMPGASLLALRGGWQYLPCLYYLNGWSPSWW from the exons atgagtGCCGGGGTGCTCCCTGCAAGGAGGCAGAGagcacccagcagcaccccCGCAGGGATGAGCTGGACCCCGACGGTAGCCCAGCAGACCATGCCCATCTCCTCCAGGCCCCGGACATCCTTCCTCATCCAAGACATCCtctgggatggggcagagaggGGAGCGTGGCCGGAGCGGGGCGAGAACGGAGAGTTTGGCAGCCCGGAGGACGGGGAGCCGGGGGCGGCCGTGGCGAAGGGCGACGagggcagctcagccctgggggctgccccagggcaCCCCCCCGGGGGTCCTCATCCCCCAGGAGCATCCCCAGCCCAAACCCGAGGGACACCCCACGAGGCGGACGCAG ATACCACGGCAGAGACCTACCTGTCAGACTGTGACCCCCCGCTGCGACCCCTGCCCATCGCCCAGCACCCCCCCAAGCAGGCGAAGCGCTCGCGGGCGGCATTCTCCCACACCCAAGTCATCGAACTGGAGCGGAAATTCAGCCACCAAAAATACCTGTCGGCCCCCGAGCGAGCCCACCTGGCCAAAAACCTGCAGCTCACCGAGACGCAGGTGAAAATCTGGTTCCAGAACAGGAGGTATAAAACCAAGAGGAAACAGGTCGCCTCCGAAATCAGCAGACTGGACACGCGTCTGGCCGGGCAGAAAGCGGCCGAGATGCCCGGAGCATCGCTGCTCGCGCTGCGGGGCGGCTGGCAGTACCTGCCTTGCCTCTATTACTTGAACGGCTGGAGTCCCTCCTGGTGGTAA